The following proteins are co-located in the Gordonia polyisoprenivorans genome:
- a CDS encoding SDR family oxidoreductase, with protein MRAGARGITANVVAPGFVSGTGFFEVGGYGTPNSAMLEKAAAGTLVGRVGTPRDVTHIVTNLLSVDAGWITGQPSLRR; from the coding sequence TTGCGAGCCGGAGCCCGGGGGATCACCGCTAACGTTGTTGCGCCGGGATTTGTCTCCGGCACTGGCTTTTTCGAGGTCGGTGGCTACGGGACTCCCAATAGTGCGATGCTCGAAAAGGCGGCGGCCGGCACCCTCGTCGGTCGCGTTGGAACACCTCGGGACGTCACTCACATCGTGACCAACCTTCTCTCCGTCGACGCCGGATGGATCACCGGGCAGCCATCGTTGCGTCGCTGA
- a CDS encoding TetR/AcrR family transcriptional regulator gives MRNRAKLIEAARDAFTAGEGDITFDALARRAGVGVGTLYRNFATRQALVEAVYRSELDDVVHYADGLLEKHSADETLRHWLDRYATFVATKHGMAEAFTQAIASGAVVAGDTRERIGETLERILAAGAEDGTLRTDVRADDAVVALLGVFLGLTRSRDDAQRRRVLDLYVDALRPRG, from the coding sequence GTGCGCAACCGGGCCAAGCTGATCGAGGCGGCTCGTGATGCGTTCACCGCCGGCGAAGGTGACATCACCTTTGATGCGCTGGCCCGTCGAGCCGGGGTCGGGGTAGGCACGCTGTACCGCAACTTCGCGACACGACAAGCACTCGTCGAGGCGGTCTACCGGTCCGAACTCGACGACGTCGTCCACTACGCGGACGGTCTTTTGGAGAAGCACTCCGCCGACGAGACGTTGCGGCATTGGCTGGATCGATACGCCACCTTCGTTGCCACCAAACACGGTATGGCCGAAGCCTTTACGCAAGCGATCGCGTCAGGTGCGGTGGTGGCTGGGGATACGCGCGAACGTATCGGCGAGACGCTCGAACGCATACTCGCTGCGGGCGCGGAAGATGGGACCCTGCGGACCGACGTGCGCGCCGATGACGCCGTCGTCGCGCTACTCGGGGTGTTCCTCGGCCTGACCCGCAGCCGTGACGACGCGCAGCGGCGACGCGTTCTCGACCTCTACGTCGACGCGCTGCGGCCGCGGGGCTGA
- a CDS encoding aldo/keto reductase: MSDLGPTSGGSAMLAGHQVARIGYGAMQLDRHRQDPEAAIAVLRHAVDHGVDHVDTAQFYGDGFVNSVIARAIDADSDVVIASKVGAATNPGGAHPMRPAQRPAELRAAVEDNLRTLRRERLPLVNLRRLEIGPGLAATGEQIVDVDDQMAEMVAMRDEGKIDEIGISAVRIETVRHLLPAGIACAQNPYSVLDRRFESLLDLCLEHEMAWVPYFPLGSAFPGIPKVGENPVVIDIARDLDVSPAQVGLAWLLAHSPNTLLIPGTSDIGHLDANLAVGDITLNPESVTALDALGAATTTAPIETPRWPAEAR; the protein is encoded by the coding sequence ATGAGCGATCTCGGACCCACCTCCGGTGGTTCGGCGATGCTGGCCGGCCACCAGGTCGCCCGCATCGGTTACGGCGCAATGCAACTCGATCGCCATCGACAAGACCCCGAGGCCGCGATCGCGGTTCTCCGTCATGCCGTCGATCACGGCGTCGACCACGTAGACACCGCACAGTTCTACGGAGACGGTTTCGTGAACTCCGTGATCGCCCGAGCGATCGACGCCGACAGCGACGTCGTCATCGCCTCCAAAGTCGGCGCAGCCACCAATCCTGGTGGCGCTCACCCCATGCGACCTGCACAGCGTCCGGCCGAGCTTCGCGCCGCAGTCGAGGACAACCTGCGCACCCTGCGACGGGAACGGCTACCTCTGGTCAATCTCCGACGACTGGAGATCGGTCCGGGTCTCGCTGCGACCGGCGAGCAGATCGTCGATGTCGACGATCAAATGGCCGAGATGGTGGCGATGCGCGACGAGGGCAAGATCGATGAGATCGGTATCAGTGCAGTACGCATCGAAACGGTGCGTCACCTCCTGCCAGCCGGAATCGCCTGTGCCCAAAACCCTTACAGCGTCCTCGATCGGCGTTTCGAGAGTCTCCTCGACCTGTGCCTCGAACACGAGATGGCGTGGGTTCCCTACTTTCCACTCGGTTCTGCATTCCCCGGCATCCCGAAGGTGGGCGAGAATCCCGTCGTCATCGACATCGCCCGAGATCTCGATGTCTCCCCCGCCCAGGTCGGCCTGGCGTGGCTACTGGCCCACTCGCCGAACACCCTGCTGATCCCCGGAACATCCGACATCGGGCACCTCGACGCCAACCTCGCAGTCGGCGACATCACCTTGAATCCAGAATCCGTTACCGCTCTCGACGCACTGGGCGCCGCAACCACGACCGCCCCCATCGAAACGCCGCGATGGCCCGCCGAGGCACGCTGA
- a CDS encoding class I SAM-dependent methyltransferase: MSRTDPARRRRNHNIHYHQLILDAIPSDARTALDVGTGDGLLAVDLFARLDDVSAIDSDAAVLNRARGEAEGVEWMCGDVTSYPFERTFDVVASVATLHHLPDLRAGLQRLAELTAPGGVVAVVGLAHSSRPTDYALHLVGILQHQWLSRRRGYWEHTAPIVLPPPHSYSEVRRCAREQLPGARFRRLAMFRYALIWEKPSAG, from the coding sequence GTGTCGCGTACCGATCCGGCTCGTCGAAGGCGGAACCACAACATCCACTATCACCAGTTGATCCTCGACGCGATTCCCTCGGATGCGCGAACGGCACTCGACGTGGGGACCGGCGACGGGCTGTTGGCCGTCGACCTGTTCGCACGTCTCGACGACGTGTCTGCGATCGACTCCGATGCCGCAGTGCTGAATCGGGCACGAGGCGAAGCCGAGGGGGTCGAGTGGATGTGCGGCGACGTGACGAGTTACCCGTTCGAGCGGACCTTCGATGTGGTCGCGTCGGTCGCCACGCTGCACCATCTACCCGATCTCCGAGCGGGTCTGCAGCGATTGGCTGAGCTCACTGCGCCCGGTGGCGTCGTTGCGGTCGTCGGCCTGGCTCACTCCTCACGGCCCACCGACTACGCACTCCACCTGGTCGGCATACTCCAACATCAATGGCTGTCGCGGCGTCGCGGCTATTGGGAGCACACCGCACCCATCGTGTTGCCCCCGCCGCACTCCTATTCCGAGGTACGTCGATGTGCGCGAGAACAGTTGCCGGGAGCGCGTTTTCGGAGACTGGCGATGTTCCGGTATGCACTGATCTGGGAGAAGCCGAGCGCCGGGTAG
- a CDS encoding alpha/beta fold hydrolase translates to MPLALYFEKHGDSGGPRPPLVLVHGGAGTIATNWEYVIPALAADRLIIGVELQGHGHTPHADRPHTFENSADDIAALLGDLDIPRVDILGFSNGGPTVLRFAQRHPALTGRCVIASGFARRDGMIPGFWDNFDAPTADSMPDSLADAYRAINPDPGDLQRMFDLDVAVMRGFRDWADTELAALGAPILFVSGDHDVVLPEHTVWMASAVARGRALILPAAHGDSLGSVETGEPDAVLTRACVDLIRRFLDEGSVEAARVG, encoded by the coding sequence ATGCCGTTGGCACTGTATTTCGAGAAGCACGGCGACTCCGGTGGGCCACGGCCACCGCTCGTCCTGGTCCACGGTGGCGCGGGCACGATAGCGACCAACTGGGAGTACGTGATCCCCGCACTGGCCGCCGACCGGCTCATCATCGGCGTCGAGCTCCAGGGTCATGGCCACACCCCGCATGCCGATCGCCCCCACACGTTCGAGAATTCCGCCGACGACATCGCCGCACTCCTCGGTGACCTCGACATCCCGCGCGTCGACATCCTGGGATTCAGCAACGGCGGGCCGACCGTGCTCCGGTTCGCCCAGCGACACCCGGCACTGACCGGGCGATGCGTCATCGCGTCGGGTTTCGCGCGGCGCGACGGAATGATCCCCGGATTCTGGGACAACTTCGATGCCCCGACTGCCGATTCGATGCCTGATTCGCTCGCCGACGCGTATCGGGCGATCAATCCCGATCCCGGCGATCTCCAACGAATGTTCGATCTCGATGTCGCGGTGATGCGCGGGTTCCGGGACTGGGCCGACACCGAGCTCGCAGCACTCGGCGCACCGATTCTGTTCGTCAGTGGCGACCACGACGTCGTCCTTCCCGAGCACACCGTGTGGATGGCGTCGGCAGTGGCCCGCGGCCGTGCGCTGATACTGCCTGCGGCGCACGGCGACTCTCTCGGATCGGTGGAAACCGGAGAACCCGACGCGGTGCTCACGCGCGCGTGTGTCGACCTGATCCGACGCTTTCTCGACGAGGGATCAGTCGAAGCCGCTCGCGTCGGATGA
- a CDS encoding alpha/beta hydrolase yields the protein MADLRNLDPELAAAVTMLPQLGFDDLEGARTGFNALVQTMLDGLDRTGVELKLLSAPGLDGDPGVPIRFFTPSGAAGALPTLVWIHGGGFAVGTAESSDPLCVAIARELGIAVANVEYRLAPETPFPGPVNDCYAALAHVHAHAAELGVDPSLIAVGGQSAGGGLAAGTVLMARDRDEVPVVFQLLDIPELDDRLATTSMTEFTDTPMWHRPNAILSWQYYLGPDYTGPSDASVSSYAAPSRATDLSGLPRTYVSTMELDPLRDEGIATPSRCCMPGSASNCIRSPGHSTARRSSMPPRSAAVRPRN from the coding sequence ATGGCCGACCTCAGGAATCTGGACCCGGAACTCGCAGCAGCGGTGACCATGCTCCCCCAGCTGGGCTTCGACGATCTCGAGGGCGCCCGAACGGGCTTCAACGCCCTGGTGCAAACCATGCTGGACGGTCTCGACCGAACCGGCGTCGAGTTGAAGCTCCTGTCCGCACCCGGCCTCGACGGCGACCCGGGGGTGCCGATCCGGTTCTTCACTCCGTCCGGTGCCGCCGGAGCCCTGCCGACACTGGTGTGGATTCATGGTGGCGGTTTCGCCGTGGGGACCGCCGAGTCCAGCGATCCACTGTGCGTGGCGATCGCTCGCGAGCTGGGCATCGCCGTCGCCAATGTCGAGTACCGCCTCGCCCCCGAGACGCCCTTCCCCGGGCCTGTCAACGACTGCTATGCGGCCCTCGCCCATGTGCACGCCCACGCCGCGGAACTGGGCGTCGACCCGTCGCTGATCGCGGTCGGTGGGCAGAGCGCCGGCGGTGGGCTGGCGGCCGGCACCGTTCTGATGGCCCGCGACCGGGATGAGGTGCCGGTGGTGTTTCAGCTGCTCGACATCCCCGAACTCGACGATCGGTTGGCCACGACCTCGATGACCGAGTTCACCGACACTCCGATGTGGCATCGCCCCAACGCGATTCTGTCGTGGCAGTACTACCTCGGTCCCGACTACACGGGCCCGTCCGATGCGTCGGTGTCGAGCTACGCTGCACCGTCACGCGCCACCGACCTGTCGGGCCTGCCGCGCACCTACGTTTCCACGATGGAACTCGATCCTCTGCGCGACGAGGGCATCGCTACGCCGTCGCGATGCTGCATGCCGGGGTCAGCGTCGAATTGCATTCGTTCCCCGGGACATTCCACGGCTCGTCGCTCATCGATGCCGCCGAGGTCAGCCGCCGTCAGACCGCGGAACTGA
- the gdhA gene encoding NADP-specific glutamate dehydrogenase: MARLEEKVQDLYDEVVARNPGEAEFHQAVREVFDSLGPVLAAHPHYADAGIIERLCEPERQIIFRVPWVDDAGRVRINRGFRVEFNSALGPFKGGLRFHPSVYLGVVKFLGFEQIFKNALTGLPIGGGKGGADFDPKGRSDGEVMRFCQSFMTELYRHIGEYTDVPAGDIGVGGREIGYLFGQYKRITNRYESGVLTGKGLTWGGSQVRPEATGYGVVFFVREMLAARGEDLEGRRIVVSGSGNVAQYAIEKVHQLGGRVVACSDSGGYVVDEAGIDLELLREVKNVRRARIADYARTRGVTAHFVPGRSIWEVPTDIAIPCATQNELDATDAESLIGNGCRVVAEGANMPATPEAIKALSKACVMFAPGKAANAGGVATSALEMQQNASRDSWSFEYTESRLSEIMSGIHQTCVRTADEYGVPGDYVLGANIAGFTHVADAMLALGVI; the protein is encoded by the coding sequence ATGGCAAGGCTCGAGGAGAAGGTGCAGGACCTCTACGACGAGGTCGTCGCGCGAAATCCCGGCGAAGCCGAGTTCCATCAAGCGGTCCGCGAGGTGTTCGACAGCCTCGGACCGGTACTGGCCGCGCATCCCCACTACGCCGACGCCGGCATCATCGAGCGACTGTGCGAGCCCGAACGCCAGATCATCTTTCGCGTGCCGTGGGTCGACGACGCCGGACGCGTGCGGATCAATCGCGGTTTCCGCGTCGAGTTCAACTCCGCTCTCGGACCGTTCAAGGGCGGGTTGCGATTCCATCCGAGTGTCTATCTCGGGGTGGTGAAGTTCCTCGGGTTCGAGCAGATCTTCAAGAACGCGTTGACAGGGCTGCCCATCGGCGGGGGCAAGGGTGGCGCCGACTTCGATCCGAAGGGCCGGTCGGACGGAGAGGTGATGCGCTTCTGCCAGTCCTTCATGACCGAGCTGTATCGCCACATCGGTGAGTACACCGATGTCCCGGCCGGCGACATCGGGGTCGGCGGCCGCGAGATCGGTTATCTCTTCGGGCAATACAAGCGCATCACCAACCGATACGAATCCGGGGTGCTCACCGGCAAGGGACTGACGTGGGGTGGCTCGCAGGTTCGTCCCGAGGCCACCGGTTACGGCGTGGTGTTCTTCGTTCGGGAGATGCTCGCCGCGCGCGGAGAGGATCTCGAGGGCCGTCGGATCGTCGTGTCGGGATCGGGCAACGTCGCCCAATACGCGATCGAAAAGGTGCACCAACTCGGCGGACGTGTGGTGGCGTGCTCGGATTCCGGTGGTTACGTGGTCGACGAGGCCGGCATCGATCTCGAACTCCTCCGCGAGGTCAAGAACGTGCGCCGGGCCCGAATTGCCGACTACGCTCGGACACGCGGCGTAACAGCACATTTCGTCCCCGGGCGATCCATCTGGGAGGTGCCCACCGACATCGCGATTCCCTGCGCGACACAGAACGAACTCGACGCCACCGACGCGGAGTCCCTGATCGGCAACGGATGCCGGGTGGTCGCCGAAGGCGCGAACATGCCGGCCACCCCGGAGGCGATCAAAGCACTCTCCAAGGCCTGTGTGATGTTTGCCCCCGGAAAGGCCGCCAACGCCGGTGGCGTGGCGACCAGTGCTCTGGAGATGCAGCAGAACGCGTCTCGGGACTCCTGGAGTTTCGAGTACACCGAAAGCAGGTTGTCGGAGATCATGAGCGGCATCCACCAGACGTGTGTGCGGACGGCCGACGAATACGGGGTTCCGGGGGATTACGTCCTCGGCGCCAACATCGCCGGCTTCACCCACGTCGCCGATGCGATGCTGGCCCTCGGAGTGATCTGA